One stretch of Tistrella mobilis DNA includes these proteins:
- a CDS encoding RHS repeat-associated core domain-containing protein has translation MTDQIYSNAFNFSSYQDGRVDMRTGQYSAVVTLVTLRPEGGGATGTRDLTLTFSMAKTSNDGYGIGWSLNVTSFDIANLVLSLSTGERYKANPLPAVGQLLTFQDKKLKNVEVRRTATATLEVMYADGVTETLTRPTGTGPYRTTRLTWESGESQRLDYSTGGWLTRVTGEQTGTVFLEASYVSGTISRVTTMATGGRRSAVAFTVANGQLTEISMPFDAAAAPEQVRRYRYQTFANGMRGITRIETPMGGLELVTYLERGLPYYNNTYLPAVTVWERQPAGGRQEAGLPAMVTRYRYSTTTNFTGYPFSGGFVAGTDNLYRVPGVYSYWCEASTVDPDAGNAVLSKVTTTYNKFHLMTREHQEQAGVTKTTDITYNELPNTNFVNQPANLQLAKSTVTTFGANGASRTETTLMSTDDYGNLLSKTEPSGLQLAYDYYPVGGTPGRCPPEPNGLFVRFRAVERAVPAGGGTAREVATTYQQITRLGGSGSYVQPLTDSVSGGATITWTMIGNSAQPLIHGRPQRQVTVLDGRTTTTDFMYAATGAELTEARIITGHDGTKAVSSRRLLPAVDALIEAQASSGTIIRYTYDAAGRVTSETTAPDTAAAASRQYTYRFATWSSGVASTPAELRTVDALGKTYVSRYDGMGRIVASVEIQQGGERPISTTTWDRLSRKASETTFDQPPGAAQLSLVSRYGYNGWNDLVTTTNPDGSVTLSVRDRVANTMTTGTQGLNTTVTSFNGFDKPAGVVQVDTAGNRLQTLTRGYDGFGRCISLTDVDGNVTRYSYDAFDRMTGSTTTPADGTAARSVTLGYAPGSAAELHATVTVNGTRLGTRSHDGVGRLVAESLGDGVTTLAYNGVNPEPASRTTPAGTRRHYTYDPAQKALTRITLDDGSSSDYAYAPASGRLTRSTNASARRDRSYDGYEFPTSQTVNTDGTDTITRFTWSPGGRLTRMEAPVGDAETRSYDSAGRLVKITSGGSTITQSYDSHGRPLASTITEGGRTLVTTLAFDGYGREASRDFTLNGTLQRRVSRSYLKNGNLSRRLTTAGNGATIADERFTYDAYGRLTGYACTGSEYPRDPQGRAIAAQSFTFDALDNITSCTTSFTDGSSNRADRIFATTNPTKLVEIRTTNPAGTRRLSYDADGNMTDDGAGRRFTWDGFGRLVACSTAGGYVYDAENRLVTQTAPGAPPLHLDYGEEGLIAERQGSNTLRYRREGAATRGQVLTRDGVTQLRENLLDTTGGVIGSVGDGGATAGIIYTPYGGAGPAGVTAATPLIDRNRVAFNGERLDAMAGLYHLGQGRRAYCPELMVFLSPDPYAVFGGAGYNAYGYCRGDPVNLSDPSGLLSSGWNLGLAILGFLLAAVLVVAAIPTGGASIGALAVLGMVGAGLGFVSATLGLTSAIMTVVDEANGWDRSETIRNLNIASLAFGVASVVTSAASAIGGAYKAYQGTRSVTLYGLSEVSSVDIALADLTGTAAFSAANTGERVTAAATAATKTFFGIDSKWWASITGVANMVLGSYFIAAGSIDLANSAGQTGTSGGANGNGQPEATLGGSTPESTAAAQPYAPSLRRFEDPVGSRRSFDEEFARQNSRLRSSLSSQLAGGAA, from the coding sequence ATGACCGACCAGATCTATTCCAACGCCTTCAATTTCAGTTCCTATCAGGATGGCCGGGTGGACATGCGCACCGGCCAGTACAGCGCCGTGGTGACGCTGGTGACGCTGCGCCCCGAAGGCGGCGGCGCCACCGGCACCCGCGACCTGACCCTGACCTTCTCCATGGCCAAGACCAGCAATGACGGCTATGGCATCGGCTGGTCGCTGAACGTGACCAGCTTCGACATCGCCAATCTGGTGCTCAGCCTGTCGACGGGCGAACGCTACAAGGCGAACCCGCTGCCGGCGGTGGGCCAGCTGCTGACCTTCCAGGACAAGAAGCTGAAGAATGTCGAGGTCCGGCGCACGGCGACCGCCACGCTGGAGGTGATGTATGCCGACGGCGTGACCGAAACCCTGACGCGGCCCACCGGCACCGGCCCCTATCGCACCACCCGGCTGACCTGGGAGAGCGGCGAAAGCCAGCGGCTGGACTATTCGACCGGCGGCTGGCTGACCCGGGTGACCGGCGAGCAGACCGGCACCGTGTTCCTTGAGGCGAGCTATGTCTCGGGCACCATCTCGCGCGTCACCACCATGGCCACCGGCGGCCGGCGGAGTGCGGTGGCCTTCACCGTCGCCAACGGTCAGCTGACCGAGATTTCCATGCCCTTCGATGCGGCGGCCGCCCCCGAACAGGTGCGCCGCTACCGTTACCAGACATTCGCCAACGGCATGCGCGGCATCACCCGCATCGAGACCCCGATGGGCGGGCTGGAGCTGGTGACCTATCTGGAGCGTGGCCTGCCCTATTACAACAACACCTATCTGCCGGCCGTCACCGTCTGGGAGCGCCAGCCCGCCGGCGGCCGCCAGGAGGCGGGGTTGCCGGCGATGGTGACCCGCTATCGCTACAGCACGACCACGAATTTCACCGGCTATCCTTTCTCGGGCGGCTTCGTCGCCGGCACCGACAATCTGTACCGGGTGCCCGGCGTCTACAGCTACTGGTGCGAGGCGAGCACGGTGGATCCGGATGCCGGCAATGCGGTGTTGAGCAAGGTGACCACCACCTACAACAAATTCCATCTGATGACGCGGGAACACCAGGAACAGGCCGGCGTCACCAAGACCACCGACATCACCTATAACGAGCTGCCGAACACCAATTTCGTCAACCAGCCGGCCAATCTGCAGCTGGCGAAAAGCACGGTCACGACCTTCGGCGCCAATGGCGCCTCGCGGACCGAGACCACGCTGATGTCGACCGACGACTACGGCAACCTGCTGTCGAAAACCGAACCGTCGGGGCTGCAGCTGGCCTATGACTACTATCCGGTCGGCGGCACGCCGGGGCGCTGCCCGCCCGAGCCGAACGGGCTGTTCGTGCGCTTCCGTGCGGTGGAACGTGCCGTACCGGCCGGCGGCGGCACCGCGCGCGAGGTTGCGACCACCTATCAGCAGATCACCCGGCTGGGCGGCAGCGGCAGCTATGTCCAGCCGCTGACCGACAGCGTCAGCGGCGGCGCCACGATCACCTGGACCATGATCGGCAACAGCGCGCAACCGCTGATCCATGGCCGGCCCCAGCGGCAGGTGACGGTGCTGGACGGGCGGACCACCACCACCGACTTCATGTATGCCGCCACCGGCGCCGAGCTGACCGAGGCCCGCATCATCACCGGCCATGACGGCACCAAGGCCGTCTCGTCCCGGCGCCTTCTGCCCGCCGTCGATGCGCTGATCGAAGCCCAGGCCAGTTCCGGCACCATCATCCGCTATACCTACGACGCCGCCGGCCGGGTGACGTCGGAAACCACCGCCCCCGATACCGCTGCGGCGGCAAGCCGCCAGTACACCTATCGTTTCGCCACCTGGTCGAGCGGGGTGGCATCGACACCGGCCGAGCTGCGCACGGTGGATGCGCTGGGCAAGACCTATGTCAGCCGCTATGACGGCATGGGCCGCATCGTCGCCTCGGTCGAGATCCAGCAGGGGGGCGAACGGCCGATCAGCACCACCACCTGGGACCGGTTGAGCCGCAAGGCGAGCGAAACCACCTTCGACCAGCCGCCGGGGGCGGCACAGCTGTCGCTCGTCAGCCGCTATGGCTATAACGGCTGGAACGATCTGGTCACCACCACCAATCCCGATGGCAGCGTGACCCTGTCGGTGCGCGACCGGGTCGCCAACACCATGACCACGGGCACACAGGGGCTGAACACCACGGTGACCAGCTTCAACGGCTTCGACAAGCCGGCCGGCGTGGTGCAGGTGGACACGGCCGGCAACCGGCTGCAGACCCTGACCCGCGGCTATGACGGCTTCGGCCGCTGCATCAGCCTGACCGATGTCGACGGCAACGTCACCCGCTACAGCTACGACGCCTTCGACCGGATGACCGGCAGCACCACCACCCCCGCCGACGGCACGGCGGCACGCAGCGTGACGCTGGGCTATGCCCCGGGCAGCGCCGCTGAACTTCATGCCACCGTCACGGTGAACGGCACCCGGCTCGGCACCCGCAGCCATGACGGCGTCGGCCGGCTGGTCGCCGAAAGCCTGGGCGACGGTGTCACCACGCTTGCCTATAACGGCGTCAATCCCGAACCCGCCAGCCGCACCACGCCGGCCGGTACCCGGCGTCATTACACCTATGATCCGGCGCAGAAGGCACTGACCCGGATCACGCTCGACGACGGCAGCAGCTCGGACTACGCCTATGCCCCCGCCAGCGGCCGGCTGACCCGCAGCACCAACGCCAGCGCCCGGCGCGACCGGTCGTATGACGGCTATGAATTCCCGACCAGCCAGACGGTGAACACCGACGGCACCGATACCATCACCCGCTTCACCTGGTCGCCCGGCGGCCGGCTGACCCGGATGGAGGCGCCGGTGGGCGATGCCGAGACCCGCAGCTATGACAGCGCCGGCCGGCTGGTGAAGATCACCAGCGGCGGCAGCACCATCACCCAAAGCTATGACAGCCACGGCCGGCCGCTCGCCTCCACCATCACCGAAGGCGGCCGCACCCTGGTCACCACCCTTGCCTTCGACGGTTACGGCCGCGAGGCCTCTCGCGATTTCACGCTGAACGGCACGCTGCAGCGCCGGGTGAGCCGCAGCTATCTGAAGAACGGCAATCTGTCGCGGCGTCTGACCACCGCCGGCAACGGCGCGACGATCGCCGACGAGCGGTTCACCTACGACGCCTATGGCCGGCTGACCGGCTATGCGTGCACCGGCAGCGAATATCCGAGGGATCCCCAGGGCCGCGCGATCGCGGCGCAGAGCTTCACCTTCGATGCGCTGGACAACATCACCAGCTGTACCACCAGCTTCACCGACGGCAGCAGCAACCGCGCCGACCGGATCTTCGCCACCACCAACCCCACGAAACTGGTCGAGATCCGCACCACCAACCCCGCCGGCACCCGACGGCTTTCCTATGATGCCGACGGCAATATGACCGATGACGGCGCCGGCCGGCGCTTCACCTGGGACGGTTTCGGCCGGCTGGTCGCCTGCTCCACCGCGGGCGGCTATGTCTATGATGCCGAAAACCGGCTGGTGACCCAGACGGCCCCCGGGGCGCCGCCGCTGCATCTGGATTACGGCGAAGAGGGGCTGATCGCCGAGCGCCAGGGCAGCAATACCCTGCGCTATCGGCGCGAGGGCGCGGCCACCCGCGGCCAGGTGCTGACCCGGGACGGCGTCACGCAGCTGCGTGAAAATCTGCTCGACACCACCGGCGGCGTCATCGGATCGGTGGGTGACGGCGGCGCGACGGCCGGCATCATCTACACCCCCTATGGCGGCGCCGGCCCGGCCGGGGTGACGGCGGCAACCCCGCTGATCGATCGCAACCGCGTCGCCTTCAACGGCGAGCGGCTGGACGCCATGGCCGGGCTCTACCATCTGGGCCAGGGGCGGCGGGCCTATTGCCCCGAACTGATGGTCTTCCTCAGCCCCGACCCCTATGCCGTGTTCGGCGGCGCCGGCTACAACGCCTATGGCTATTGCCGCGGCGACCCGGTGAACCTGTCGGACCCGAGCGGCCTGCTCAGCAGCGGCTGGAATCTGGGCCTCGCCATCCTGGGCTTCCTGCTGGCCGCCGTGCTGGTGGTGGCGGCGATCCCCACCGGCGGCGCCTCGATCGGCGCGCTCGCCGTACTCGGCATGGTGGGGGCGGGGCTGGGCTTCGTCAGCGCCACACTGGGCCTGACCAGCGCGATCATGACCGTGGTCGACGAGGCCAATGGCTGGGACCGGTCCGAGACCATCCGCAATCTCAACATCGCCTCGCTCGCCTTCGGCGTCGCCTCGGTGGTGACCTCGGCGGCCTCGGCCATCGGCGGCGCCTACAAGGCCTATCAGGGAACGCGGAGCGTCACGCTCTATGGCCTCTCGGAAGTCTCCAGCGTCGATATCGCCCTCGCCGATCTGACCGGCACCGCCGCCTTCTCGGCCGCCAACACGGGCGAGCGGGTGACCGCGGCCGCGACGGCCGCCACCAAAACCTTCTTTGGCATCGACTCGAAGTGGTGGGCATCGATCACCGGTGTCGCGAATATGGTGCTCGGCAGCTATTTCATTGCCGCCGGCAGTATCGACCTGGCCAATAGTGCGGGCCAGACCGGCACCAGCGGCGGCGCCAACGGCAATGGCCAGCCCGAAGCCACGCTCGGCGGCTCCACCCCCGAAAGCACCGCCGCCGCCCAGCCCTATGCCCCGTCGCTGCGCCGGTTCGAAGACCCGGTGGGCAGCCGGCGATCCTTCGACGAGGAATTCGCCCGCCAGAACAGCCGCCTGCGCAGCTCGCTGTCGTCGCAGCTGGCGGGAGGTGCCGCCTGA
- a CDS encoding NAD(P)-dependent alcohol dehydrogenase: MTTGTMTRWTVSAHDIATLQPETLPVPAPGPGEVLVKIGAVALNYRDKMVVETGMGLPLRLPVSPASDMAGRVLATGAGVSRFKTGDRVIAQFIPDWIDGRRPGTAWPLPLDTLAGTMPGLLATHAVLPEAWLVAAPSTLDDAGAATLPVAGLTAWMALVEYGRIRAGDTVLVQGTGGVALFGLQIARAHGARVLVTSGSADKLAQARALGADHGIDRTAGDWAEAAVAATGGRGVDHLLEVAGGAGLGTSLRAIAPGGRISVIGVLDGAEISANVKPLLTKAPVIQGIAVGHRRALEDFVRAVDMLGLKPVIARRYRPDAIREAFAHLDRGPFGKLVIEMD; this comes from the coding sequence ATGACGACCGGCACCATGACCCGCTGGACGGTCAGCGCCCACGACATCGCCACCCTCCAGCCCGAAACCCTGCCCGTCCCCGCCCCCGGCCCGGGCGAGGTGCTGGTGAAGATCGGCGCGGTGGCGCTGAATTATCGCGACAAGATGGTGGTGGAAACCGGCATGGGCCTGCCGCTCAGGCTGCCCGTCTCCCCCGCATCCGACATGGCCGGGCGGGTGCTGGCCACCGGCGCCGGCGTCTCGCGCTTCAAGACCGGCGACCGGGTGATCGCCCAGTTCATCCCCGACTGGATCGACGGCCGCAGGCCCGGCACGGCCTGGCCGCTGCCGCTCGACACGCTGGCCGGCACGATGCCCGGCCTGCTCGCCACCCATGCCGTGCTGCCCGAGGCCTGGCTGGTGGCGGCGCCGTCCACGCTCGACGATGCCGGTGCCGCCACCCTGCCCGTGGCGGGGCTGACCGCCTGGATGGCGCTGGTCGAATACGGCCGGATCCGCGCCGGCGACACCGTGCTGGTCCAGGGCACCGGCGGGGTGGCGCTGTTCGGGTTGCAGATCGCGCGGGCGCATGGCGCACGGGTGCTGGTCACCTCGGGTTCGGCCGACAAGCTGGCGCAGGCGCGCGCCCTCGGCGCCGATCACGGCATCGATCGCACCGCCGGCGACTGGGCGGAGGCGGCGGTGGCGGCAACCGGCGGCCGCGGCGTCGACCACCTGCTGGAAGTGGCGGGCGGCGCCGGTCTCGGCACCTCGCTTCGTGCCATCGCACCGGGCGGGCGGATCTCGGTGATCGGCGTGCTCGACGGCGCCGAAATCTCGGCCAATGTCAAACCGCTGCTGACCAAGGCCCCGGTGATCCAGGGCATCGCGGTCGGCCACCGGCGGGCCCTGGAAGATTTCGTGCGCGCGGTCGACATGCTGGGTCTCAAGCCGGTCATCGCCCGGCGCTATCGGCCCGACGCCATCCGCGAGGCCTTCGCCCATCTCGACCGCGGGCCCTTCGGCAAGCTGGTGATCGAGATGGATTGA
- a CDS encoding LysR family transcriptional regulator, whose translation MTDRLSGIGVFVEAAEAGSFSAAAERLALSRSAVAKTVGRLEARLGVRLFHRTTRAQALTEDGQAFLEHCLRGLAEIRAGEAMLDRGRRAVSGRLRVSLPVLFGRRCVAPILTGLAREHPGLELDLHFTDRLVDLVEDGIDLAIRNGPLEDASGLMARLVARQRMTIVASPDYLARRGTPADLAALADHDCLVYLRGGRVRGWLFPQPDGSDAVIRPAARLRFDDLEALADAAAAGLGLTWLPCWLVRDRVRAGTLAEVLTDRPATVFTSHAIWPRSPHTDLKLRLAVDRLAAQLPGAAEL comes from the coding sequence ATGACAGACCGGTTGAGCGGCATCGGCGTGTTCGTGGAGGCGGCGGAGGCGGGCAGTTTCTCGGCGGCGGCCGAGCGGCTGGCCCTGTCGCGTTCGGCGGTGGCCAAGACGGTGGGCCGGCTGGAGGCCCGGCTGGGCGTGCGGCTGTTCCACCGCACCACCCGCGCCCAGGCGCTGACTGAAGACGGCCAGGCCTTCCTGGAGCATTGCCTGCGGGGGCTGGCCGAAATCCGCGCCGGAGAGGCGATGCTCGATCGCGGCCGGCGTGCGGTTTCGGGGCGTCTCAGGGTGTCGCTGCCGGTGCTGTTCGGCCGGCGCTGCGTCGCCCCGATCCTGACCGGGCTTGCCCGCGAGCATCCGGGGCTGGAGCTGGACCTGCATTTCACCGACCGGCTGGTCGATCTGGTCGAGGACGGCATCGATCTTGCCATCCGCAACGGCCCGCTGGAGGATGCGTCGGGGCTGATGGCGCGGCTGGTCGCCCGCCAGCGGATGACGATCGTGGCCTCGCCCGACTATCTGGCCCGGCGCGGCACGCCGGCCGATCTGGCGGCGCTGGCCGATCACGACTGCCTGGTCTATCTGCGCGGCGGCCGGGTGCGCGGCTGGCTGTTTCCGCAGCCCGACGGCAGCGATGCGGTGATCCGCCCGGCCGCGCGGCTGCGTTTCGACGATCTGGAGGCGCTGGCCGATGCGGCGGCGGCGGGGCTTGGCCTGACCTGGCTGCCCTGCTGGCTGGTCCGCGACCGGGTGCGCGCCGGCACGCTGGCCGAAGTGCTGACCGACCGGCCGGCGACCGTGTTCACCAGCCATGCGATCTGGCCGCGCAGCCCCCATACCGACCTGAAGCTGCGGCTGGCCGTCGACCGTCTGGCCGCGCAGCTGCCGGGTGCGGCGGAGCTGTAA
- a CDS encoding alpha/beta hydrolase family protein, with translation MTDLIRAARHLPARAPVATLSVAPLHIRVPGRPRPLALRVTLPVPTLPVLEGGSDPLPVVLLSHGHGPSLYLSSLDGYAPLAGFLAGQGFAVIQPTHASSRAGGLGADAPGAPLFWRMRVAEMTAILDRLDEIAAMIPGAPPIPGAPPRLDRDRIAAIGHSMGGQTVGMLLGARLTDPTDPAAQDVGLIEPRIRAGVLLAAPGRGGDALSAHAAAAWPALNPDFSHMTTPSLVVCGDRDDNPHLTTMGPAWHADPFHLSPGARALLTLAGAGHGLGGIAGYDAKETDDEDPDRLEATRRLTAAWLRSTLDPTDPVWEQAVAALRAHAPGLGWVEGR, from the coding sequence ATGACCGATCTGATCCGGGCGGCCCGGCATCTGCCGGCGCGCGCGCCCGTGGCCACCCTGTCGGTGGCGCCGCTTCACATCCGGGTTCCCGGCCGGCCGCGGCCGCTGGCGCTGCGCGTCACCCTGCCGGTGCCCACCCTGCCGGTACTGGAAGGGGGGAGCGATCCTCTGCCGGTGGTGCTGCTGTCTCACGGCCATGGGCCGTCGCTCTATCTGTCGTCGCTGGACGGTTATGCGCCGCTGGCGGGCTTCCTCGCCGGGCAGGGTTTCGCGGTGATCCAGCCCACCCATGCCAGCTCACGCGCGGGCGGGCTCGGCGCCGATGCGCCGGGCGCGCCGCTGTTCTGGCGGATGCGGGTGGCCGAGATGACGGCGATCCTCGACCGGCTGGACGAGATTGCGGCCATGATCCCCGGCGCGCCCCCCATCCCCGGCGCTCCCCCACGGCTGGACCGGGACCGTATCGCCGCCATCGGCCATTCCATGGGCGGCCAGACCGTCGGCATGCTGCTGGGGGCGCGCCTGACCGACCCGACCGACCCGGCGGCGCAGGATGTCGGCCTGATCGAGCCGCGGATCCGCGCCGGTGTTCTGCTTGCCGCCCCCGGCCGTGGCGGCGACGCGTTGAGCGCCCATGCCGCCGCCGCCTGGCCGGCGCTGAACCCCGATTTCAGCCACATGACCACGCCCTCGCTGGTGGTCTGCGGCGACCGCGACGACAACCCGCATCTGACCACCATGGGCCCCGCCTGGCATGCCGACCCCTTCCATCTCAGCCCCGGCGCCCGCGCCCTGCTGACGCTGGCCGGCGCCGGCCACGGCCTGGGCGGCATCGCAGGCTATGATGCGAAGGAAACCGACGACGAAGACCCCGACCGCCTGGAAGCCACCCGCCGCCTGACGGCGGCCTGGCTGCGCTCCACCCTCGACCCCACCGACCCGGTATGGGAGCAGGCGGTGGCGGCGCTCCGCGCGCATGCGCCGGGGTTGGGGTGGGTGGAGGGGCGGTGA
- a CDS encoding TetR/AcrR family transcriptional regulator: MNGDETAETGSGRRLRADAQRSEDALLEAAKAVFAAAGVDAPAREIAARAGVGVGTLYRRFPKRADLVAAVFRREVDGCAAEATGLAAAHPPGEALALWLRRYAAFLNTKKGLAVALRSGDPAFDTLPDHFRSRFEPALTTLLERAAAAGAIRGDVAAWDLLCAIGNLAAAEGPDGAAHVQRMLGLLVDGLRFGAPAA, encoded by the coding sequence TTGAACGGGGATGAGACGGCAGAGACCGGCAGCGGCCGGCGGTTGCGCGCCGATGCGCAGCGCAGCGAAGATGCCCTGCTGGAGGCGGCAAAGGCGGTCTTCGCCGCGGCGGGCGTCGATGCGCCGGCGCGCGAGATCGCAGCGCGGGCGGGGGTCGGCGTCGGCACGCTCTATCGCCGCTTCCCCAAGCGCGCCGATCTGGTGGCGGCCGTCTTCCGGCGCGAGGTCGACGGCTGCGCAGCCGAGGCCACAGGCCTGGCTGCCGCCCATCCGCCGGGCGAGGCGCTGGCCCTGTGGCTTCGGCGCTATGCCGCGTTCCTCAACACCAAGAAGGGCCTGGCCGTGGCGCTCCGGTCGGGCGACCCCGCCTTCGACACCCTGCCCGACCATTTCCGCAGCCGCTTCGAGCCGGCGCTGACCACCCTGCTGGAAAGGGCGGCGGCGGCGGGTGCGATCCGCGGCGATGTCGCCGCCTGGGATCTTCTGTGCGCGATCGGCAATCTTGCCGCCGCAGAGGGCCCGGACGGCGCCGCGCATGTCCAGCGCATGCTGGGCCTGCTGGTCGACGGGCTGCGCTTCGGCGCACCGGCAGCATAG
- a CDS encoding TetR/AcrR family transcriptional regulator — protein MRDDVREFKRALILKAAAELFFTQGYARTRLDDLAVRLQMSKASIYDHFSGKAEILSTICEASVEASLNVVRRVAGAGLDPVAQIGAVAHGFTGVVIDNHQQIAIHAREFAHLPEAGQERIIATQRAFDALLVEMLEAGRAAGRLTVADPRVTALALAGMIIWVHNWYRPDGRLTRARIAEGMVRNALAMVGAEAEAGAVLERLRFSGLV, from the coding sequence ATGCGCGACGACGTCCGGGAGTTCAAGCGGGCGCTGATCCTGAAGGCGGCGGCGGAGCTGTTCTTCACCCAGGGCTATGCCCGCACCAGGCTGGACGATCTGGCGGTGCGGCTGCAGATGTCCAAGGCCTCGATCTACGATCATTTCTCGGGCAAGGCCGAGATCCTGTCGACGATCTGCGAAGCCTCGGTCGAGGCGTCGTTGAACGTGGTCCGGCGGGTGGCGGGTGCCGGGCTGGACCCGGTGGCGCAGATCGGCGCGGTGGCCCATGGCTTCACCGGGGTGGTGATCGACAACCATCAGCAGATCGCCATCCATGCCCGCGAATTCGCCCATCTGCCCGAGGCGGGGCAGGAGCGGATCATCGCCACCCAGCGCGCCTTCGATGCGCTGCTGGTCGAGATGCTGGAGGCCGGCCGCGCGGCCGGCCGGCTGACGGTGGCCGACCCCCGGGTGACCGCGCTCGCACTCGCCGGCATGATCATCTGGGTCCATAACTGGTACCGCCCCGACGGCCGGCTGACCCGCGCACGCATTGCCGAAGGCATGGTCCGCAACGCGCTCGCCATGGTCGGCGCCGAGGCCGAGGCCGGGGCGGTGCTGGAACGGCTACGCTTTTCCGGCCTGGTCTGA
- a CDS encoding enoyl-CoA hydratase-related protein, whose product MNAQAYTDILYEVDGPLAVITLNRPDRLNAWTQAMEDEMHDAMLRAEADEAVRAIIVTGAGRGFCAGADMGLLSGAAETQGTREPHAAEAVSDDNFDQKFSYMLKLKTPVIAAINGPVAGIGLCMVLFTDLRFMAEGAKLTTAFARRGLIAEHGSSWMLPRLIGNMNALELLFSGRLVGTDEAERLGLVRSLPAEGFLDAVKTYARELVTTSSPRSIGVMKGQVYRAMFQNLSTAWDEANRLMVESFESEDFREGVSHFVEKRAPAFTGR is encoded by the coding sequence ATGAATGCCCAGGCTTATACCGACATCCTCTACGAGGTCGACGGACCGCTTGCGGTCATCACCCTCAACCGCCCGGATCGCCTCAACGCCTGGACCCAGGCGATGGAAGACGAGATGCACGACGCCATGCTCCGCGCCGAGGCCGACGAGGCGGTGCGCGCGATCATCGTCACCGGCGCCGGGCGCGGCTTCTGCGCCGGCGCCGATATGGGCCTGCTTTCAGGCGCAGCGGAAACCCAGGGCACGCGGGAGCCGCACGCGGCCGAGGCGGTGTCGGACGATAATTTCGACCAGAAATTCAGCTATATGCTGAAGCTGAAGACCCCGGTGATCGCGGCGATCAACGGCCCGGTCGCCGGTATCGGCCTGTGCATGGTGCTGTTCACCGATCTGCGCTTCATGGCCGAGGGTGCGAAGCTCACCACCGCCTTCGCCCGCCGCGGGCTGATCGCCGAACACGGCAGTTCCTGGATGCTGCCGCGGCTGATCGGCAACATGAACGCGCTGGAACTGCTGTTCTCGGGCCGGCTGGTCGGCACGGACGAGGCCGAGCGCCTGGGCCTGGTGCGCAGCCTGCCGGCCGAAGGCTTCCTGGATGCCGTGAAGACCTATGCCCGCGAACTGGTCACCACCTCTTCGCCGCGCTCGATCGGCGTGATGAAGGGCCAGGTCTACCGGGCGATGTTCCAGAACCTGTCCACCGCCTGGGACGAGGCCAACCGGCTGATGGTGGAGAGCTTCGAAAGCGAGGATTTCCGCGAGGGTGTCAGCCATTTCGTGGAAAAGCGCGCCCCGGCCTTCACCGGCCGCTGA